aaacttttccgttaaaagtatttgcgcaaaatcatgccagtctagatgcagcccaagcctatgtctatactgcactgctcttccagaaaaagctatacaaattgtgaaccacttcttttttcagacgaggcttttctgacatttggctgtctacactgggccaaatgtcgggaaaaaacccaTTTGcagaacatcctttcttcctcataaaacgaggtttacagggatgccaaaaaagcacgtctgctcttccgaaaacaTTTTGGAAgaacagacacattccctggatgcagcatagtttttccgagatacctctgcagtgtagacataactttatAGGGATTGGAATCCTGGGATGGTCAGTAGTGAAATGTAATCATGTTTGGATGTATTTAACATGAATATCTATCtcgactttttttttcccctccattatAATCCCCCAGGACTAAGACAAATGTCTCTTGTCTGAAACTCATAAGCATCAGGGGCTTCTATCCCTCATACCTCCACAAGAGCCATTAGTCTACACATTCCATTAGCAAATTTTAAGTATTAATGAGTCACAAAATAAACCAAGTTCAAAATTTCTAGCTTCAATGAGTACCTGAATTTAGAAAATCTCATTATAATATAGGATAAAATGCTAGAGGTTTTCATCCCCATGTAACTAAATTGCTCcacttattttgttttaaaatatctggCCTCAAACAAAGTGTGAAAAAGTATCATCTTTAAAAGAATCTGCATAAAAAAGATAAGAGCAATGGAAAAGGAAGTAACTCAAGTGTAACAAAAGCAGTAAGCACTACAGGCACTCATCGATACCCAGATATGTCAGACAAATGTTGATTTTGTTATCACCACTTCTTTTTGACAATTGAGAGGTGAAACTGATCTTTGCTAATGTACATATTTTcacataaaataaaatgtcatttaaTATTCATTATAATGTAACTGTGTAAACATTATGTACAGCTTTAGATTTTCTTTTGACATTTTATATTATGTTACTGGACAAATAGCAGTATTGTAGGACTTAACATCTTGAAAGCACTGTACTAACATTAACTACTATTAATCCTTATCCCCTTCTCTGAGGTAAGTAAATAATGCACCATTAAAAATAATCCATTACTGCAGCATTGACTAAAGATCTTTTCAAGTTTATAGATACCTCAGAGAAGCAGTCATACCATAAACATGGAAATATTGACCATTTAATGGTGCTTATTGTAGGCAGGCATTAGCCTCATTTTATAATTGGGACCTGAGAGACATAAGGGCAGATTATCATCCGGTATATtttgcatagctccattgactgcaTGAAACTATGaaaatttacatcagctgaagatAAAGCCCATTGAGGTTAATTTTCTGAAAGTGGACTCTAATTTTTGGTACCATTCTTTAGAGGTCAACAGCCTAATTTCAGAGATGCTGAACACCCAAAATTTAAACACAGAACCTTTGAAATTAGGTACCAGGGCCAATGTTCACTCTGTTTCCCATCCATGTGTAGGAaaagttttgttatgtgcacagaggcatgtgtggatgacaccaccaggagaaacacatgctgctggctgtgggcactttgctaatcagctaggtAGCATTTGAATTCCTCCtaggtggccgcccaagtgctcagtttacagagaACACGAGCCAGGGCCTATGTTTTGAGGAGTGACAAATAATTTTAGCTGACCAACTACAGGGATGACTTCCCCAAGGCCACAAAACAAATCAGTGTTAGTGCTGGGACTGGAAAGGAGAAAAGTTCAGCCCATCAGTCCTAGGCTCAGTCTGCTAATCATTAATGCCTTGGAGTATGCTAGTCTCCGAGTAGTGTAGCTAGTCACTACAACATCAAaagaattggggggagggggcagacagtAGATAGACAGTAATCATAGAAGTAAATTCTGGCACAGTCTGACTCAAATGTGGTTCTGACATCCAAAACTCATTGAAAAAATCTGGAGTTTTAAGAGGGTGGGTggcattacaaaaaaaaaaaatcagaagtagGCCGAGTCCCAGGACTCTTTGGATCTTTGGCTGTACTGTTTTGCTTATACTGCATTTGCCACTTAGTGTACACTTGTTCATAAACAAACACTTAAAAACCTTCAACTTAAAGTTGTTTCTTTGGAATCCCAGAACAGACTCGCTGTGGCCACTTGATTATCTgagcagcagtggtgcagaataaCCAAGCAACAGCTACACCAGGTAAAAGAGTCCTAATGCGACCAGTACTTAAGCATTCATGTAAAGTTAGCACGTGTGTTAACATCATCAGTGCATAGGCCAGCTCTACACTAAGAGATAGTAGACCTAAGATAAgtaatatgcaactccagctatgtgaatagcatcTGTGGCaaccccactgtgggaggtcaatgggagaaactctcttaTTGACTTCCTTACtcggtggagtactggagtcaacggGTGCTCCCTCAGCAGTCGACTTAGCAGGTCCTTACTTCACCCATTAAATTGAACCCCAGGAGACAGAAGCTGCAGAGctctctctctcaggctatgtctatactgcgtgggttttttggcagaagatatgcaaatggagtgttcatttgcatatctcatgctctcatttgcaaatCCTCTTCCgagcctttttgcagaagaggtttttgcaataaaaagccctgtgtagatgagaccatttgtcgggaaaaaaaaccttttgcgcaagagaccttattcctcaaaaaatgaggtttataagCTCTTGCGCAAATGGTTTTTTTCTGATAAATGGTCCCATCTACATGagctttttgcaataaaaagccctttctgcaaaaaggattggaagaggatatgcaaattagcatgatatatgcaaattagcacttcatttacatatcttctgccaaaaaaacacgcagtgtagatgtagcctcagtaagTAGAGACAAACCCTTAAGCTGTGCAGCCTCACAGAAACTCTGCTTTCTCAAACCAAGATGGGTTGATGCAGCACCCTTTTTAAGGAAAACCAGGCTGGGAAGGTTCATAGTTTCAACtataaaaatagttttgaaatgcTGTTGATTAATTATCCAGTGATCTTTCTTGCTTGTGAAATAAACTATCATGATTCTAAAATAATGAACCTAAAGTAAAATTTATTCCATCAGCTGGTTTTTCAGTATTGTGGCCCTTCGGTATTTAAATTAACCAAATCTAGTACTCTGAATTAGCGTCATAAAGGAAATTAAGCTTTAGATTctgaatcattttttaaaatctaatgtTTGTTAAACAACCAGAGATTGCCATTAAATGTAGGTCATTCTATAATACTGGAAAGGGACAAAATTTGCATTCTGTTAATTTAATTCAGGAATACAATTACAGGCTGGACCTCGCCTCGCTGGTCTTGCACCCTtgtgacctgactggtcccgaaggAGGGGATTTGCCACctagggaaggtccctccccctCGTGGCTGTGCTGCCATCGAGCTatggctgcttcctgcccccactgctgcctcagcccccacaggctctccctgtgcccactgctgctggagtcagagtgctgcacagccagggcagagctccaCAATCGCCTGACTCctcagctggagccagagccgaggggtggggatggagctcTGTGGCCCAGGCTGCCAATTGGGCTGGAGttccccagctcctggagccagAACGTGGCTGGAGCTCCACGGCAGGGGATGGGTCCAGAGCTCCCTGGTTGCCACTAGAACCAGGAAGTTCCACTGGGGCCAGAACTTCCCACCATAGCAtccatccttcccctcccccacacacactctgggaTCCCAGCTGAGTCACCGGTGCCCCACACAGCCCTtctgccccaccaccagacctccctgtttttgggctctgtggtccaggaacatccgtggctCATGTCGGACCACAGATattaccagaccagggagtcatggttaagggaggtacaacctgtgccAAAGCATATTGGGCAAAATTCTGCTCTTAGTTTCATCTGTATAAttcagggcagaatttggcccctaGTTTGTAAGTGCAGTATTATTGACAAAGCTTTCAAAATTAAGAAAAGGAATTGCCTCATTTGTTAGGAAACACTGTCAGCGTATACAGGAAGGGAAGAATTGTCCCAACGCCACTGTGTGAACAATTGTTTGACCAGAATGAAAACAtgcaaaatatgaaaaaaaaaacccaccataagGTTTAATAGGCGAGAGATATTGAATATCACAGCATTGGTTGTGATTAAAAAGACTTTACAGCTCTCCAATTTATTCTTGGGAACTCGTTCAAGTGAGTTTCTCTACTAGAAGTTCTTGGATAAACTATAAATGACAGTGGTGCTGTAAAAGCGTAGGCAGAAAAAAATGTACTGTTTAATTTGTCATAAGTAACCTCTTCCCCCTGAACCACCACCATTACCGCTTctaaagaaaacacacacacacacacacacacacacacacacacacacacaaaatactcTCAGCTTAACATGAATCACATTGGCTTGCATTGTACTCTATATTTAGAATGTATTGACTATCTTCCTGCTTCATTTAGAAGCTCTGGAAGGAGAATAAATAGTTACATCATCTACCTTCAGGTCATGATTGGTAACAAATTTATTCgacattaatttttttccccaaacagaaGCAGACACTATTATTTGTCCCTGATATCATAATCTGTAGAGCAGACTTCCTTAAATAAGACATTTACCATGATTTCAGCAACCAGGAGGAAGAAGTTGAATGAAAAGGTCACATTTACAGCTGCCAAGAAGGCAAGGTTCCTGAGGCTTagccaaacaaaataaaattgacGTTCACTTTAGCTTTCTCTTTCAGGCCTGTGAGGGAGGGTAGGCTAGAGGACTGGGTGCCTAATATTATTTCTGACTATGCATCACTGAGTTTTCCTTAATTCCAACCCCTGTTGGTAGGGGATGTACTACAGCCTGTAGTGCAAACTCACGTAAGTCAAACATCAAATGCACAAACAGGAGCCCACAATACAAGTAAGCAATGGAGGTATAAACACCATGGATCAGAATTTTAGTTATTCTCACGCAAATCCAGATTGAAACCCACGAGCCTCAGAAGAGTTACTCTAAATTTATGTTGGCATAGCTGAGATCAGAATCACCCTGCTTGCAGTGAAGTACCAAATTAAATGACAGCTTTAAATcgtaaattaaattaatttttaattttaaatgaactGCAAATAAATCATTAGGAACAGTGCTCTTTTACCCTTTTGGGGAATAGAAGGAATAACTACCAATGATTACAGTTGCAATGATTCTAAAATAGATTCATTGGTGGTTGGCTTGGCCACATCTCTAACCTGTAAAGAGTAATTTTTACAAGGTTCTTGTGGCTACCCTGTATAACctgttaaaatgtttaaaaatcctCTGTTTATGTACACAAAATATTATGTACATATACACCACACATATACATGCATGCTTTATATTTGGTATACTGCATATTCTATGAGAGAATATGGCCTTCGCTAAAATATTATATTAATTGCCACAAGTTTACATTATCCACGGTACCCACAAAAGGCAGAGGGAAATGGAGCCACAAGTAGGTAGAGCCCAAGAATATAgcagccatatatatatatatggtttatatatatatataaacctaaCATTTCAAGGAAAATGTGTCATAATTGACTTGTAACATCACTTTTTCAAACAGCAAATACAAGAGAGTGATTGCCATTGAGGCATTGGCAAATGAGTTATTCTTTCctataaaggggaaaaaaacttttattGATTGCTATTGCTTCCACTGAGATCAGTCATAAAAATACCATTGACAATCAACAGCATCTACTTTGGCCTAATTTTTCATAGTTATGAATATCCAATTAAGATCAGAGTCTGCAATAGCTATATGCCGGATTTTATATTTGTGCTGTGAGATGTACATGGTATTTTCACAGCTCTTAGAAAATATGCCTAAATATAATCTAAACATAGTTTATAGTATAGATCAGTAATGATGTACTCCAAAATGTAATGATGTACAAAAATTAAATGGTGTGGTATGAATGTGTGTTCACTGAAGTATAAGCCACACAATGATTTAATTACAATTTGATAATTACCAGAATCCATTCTTGGTAAATAGcctcctcattctctctctggtaTTCTCCTTCCCCATATTACCTCTTTAACACAAAATGCTGAGGCCTATGTTGAAAGGAAGTTACTTAAATGTATGTATGTTATTTTAATCAATCACAAGCCAGCAGATAATAGCATTACATTTCTTCTTTTACTTTATAATTAGCAGAATACCAAGAAGTGGGTTTGTTCATTGACCTGTATTCCCTCTGTGGGCTGCACGACTGGCTCTGTGGAAGCAAAACAACCACAATGCAGGATAAAAACATGGCCAAGTTCTGTAAGATCCCTCTTTCAACAAGAGTCTAACAGTTTTAAAGGTGGATCATATTTGTGGTTGAATTACTTGACTGTGacctttttaaaattcaaagtaCACACACTACAATCCCCCAGTCAATTCCTGCACTGTCACTTGCAAGCAATCTATTGGCCTGAAAACAATAGGCACTTATTCCCAAAGATGGCAAGGAGAGGGAGAATTATTTGCTAGGTATGGCACCAAATCCCCATCTTTGTGCTCTCTCACATACATTACTATATAAACGgaggcagaaacagacagacacgGATTTTAAGTTGTCGGTGGGTCatgctttttctttttccccctgcAGGATTTGCAGACACAGCAGATGATGCATGGTGATGCCACAAGAAGCAAGGGAGAAGTCACTAGTGCTAGGATACCCAGCCCCACCAGGATCCCCACAACCTGCAAAGTttaaagggagagaaaaaaaacattttaacaaataggaagataaagtgggtgtgtgtgtctgtgtatatgtgtgtgcgcGCTCACACATGTGACAATTAAGTGAAAGGTGAAATCGCctttctcttaggctacatctacactggcatgattttccgaaaatgcttttaacggaaaagttttctgttaaaagcattttcggaaaagcacgtctagattggcaggatgcttttccgcaaaagcactttttgcggaaaagcgtccatggccaatctagacgcggttttccgcaaaaaagcccgatcgccatcttcgcaatcggagcttttttgcggaaaacaatactgtgctgtttacactggccctcttgcgcaaatgatttgcacaagagggcttttgcccgaacgggagcagcacagtatttccgcaagaacactgacgatcttacatgagatcgtcagtgttcttgcagaaattcaaacggccagtgtagacaactggcaagtttttccgcaaaagcagatgatttttcggaaaaacttgccagtctagacacagccttaatgtttgTCTTTGCTCTGTTTGAGCTGGTTATCAGCATACCTGTGTTCTGTTCCACATTACTGAGGCTCGAGAATGGCCTAGTTTGTTTCTGCAGGGGCCTTTGTCATAATGTCTTAAGAAGATATCATTCTGAAAGATAAAAGAAAGACTACACTGAGCAGGTCACGTTAATGTGGAGAGATGCACAGGATAGGACCGGAAATATCCTGTTACTCAAAGTGCAGTAAAATTAACTGCTTCTGGCAGACAAGTTCACCTGCCTGTTACTTACTTTGATAAATTAAATGGAAAACTTTAGATCTCTAACACACACCATCTAAGATATTCCATATCCTTAATATTTATCTTCTGTACTTCTAACATTTCTCTGTTTGCTAGTCAGTTCTTCCAGGGGTTTAATAGACTGCTCTTTAAAATGGAAAGTCCCTgctttccttttctcccccctcaGTTGAGGTAATAACTTTACCTCAACAAGACCACAGATATTCAATTTCCATACATTAGGCATCCGGTGGTCCAGCATTCCTGCTACtccggcatcaactggaacccggaagtgctccagccagccagacaattggagctcctgtgAACCCCATGTGTGCTCATAGGCCGGGAAAGGGaagtggaggagaggggaaggggattattcCCGTGACGGGTCTACCGGGATCCACACTGCGTTTGGCCGGGGAGTGGGATCTGCAGGGAATGACGCGCTGAGGGGCGAACCTTCCACTGTTTTgccgggaggcgggggggaagcaCTGCGCAGCTGCCtgctacaggccagctggggctgcaagcggcggctgaggagagggagtgaggcaaggggcggtgctgcgggaccaacccagcagcaccccagctgctctgccctgccacttccccaagtccgccacttgCAGGCAGGTGGCAAACGGctgcagtggacttggggaagcggcagagcagagcagctggggtgctgccgggttggtcctacagcgctgctcaggtgaggggcggtactgtgggaccaacccggcagcaccccagctgctctgctctgctccgccgcttccccaagtccaccactgcAGCTTGCAGCCCCAACTGGCCTGTTgccggcggctgcgcggggctttcCCCGCCTCTCTGAAAAATGGCAGAGGGTTCACCCCTCGCCACGCTGTTCCCCGCCGACCCCGGTCGCAGTGCgagtcccagcagacccatcgcagccccccgccggagtacctcctgatactcctgcatatccgataatccagcaccctctgggtcccaacggtgccggattattggaagtctattGTATATTGTAACTATGCAATGACTACACCTTGTCAAAGAAGTCACTTTATTGGCTTATCTTTGACTCATTAAAACCAGCTAACCACCATCACAGCTTCACACTTTTAGACTCTAATAGAAACTTGAGACCTCTCCAATTTTTCATAGTTTACACCAGGATGGAGGACTGTATGCACTCAagaaaaatttggaaaaaaaaaacccagcacccATAAACAGCCTGGACAGAAAGTTGAGCACGCCCTGTTTATCATATagagaaaagaaaaggaggaggaagtttCATCATTGCCAAACTATTCCAGAAAtccatttacatttattttatctCAAATGCTGGTACAAAAAGTACTTTTCGTCACCTCCCACCAGTATTACTATTGACAGTGCCAAACACTGATGTTATCATTGTGCACCAGCATGTCCTTCGTTTTCAACCTAATCCTGTGAGGAATTCAAAGTCACTGCAAGTTGAGAATATTTGATGTTTTGCTGGCAATGCTTGGCAACTTGCAGATTGGGGCACTTTTCATTATGACTGTGTTCCCCAAGTTCAGATTTCCTGTTCTCCCCTCCACTTGAACTCTTCTTTGTACCCCTAATGAAATGTGAACATGGAAATACTTTCATCCTCACATTTACTAACTGGATCATTCTTTTCTGCTGATACAGCAGTAGAGACAAACTGTGGAGCAGAGACTAACTATGGAGCTTTAAATAAGCTCTGAATTGACCCCAATTTGAAACTGTAGCCTTTATCTGTTGCCACACCGTATTTGAACATTTTTTTGACAGATTGGCATCCAATGtcttgtggggagagggaaggaaaggaaaaaaaactaaaTTTGCTGTCCTTCACTCCCAAAACCTCTACCTTTAGCTGCAGTATTGGACAATCCATCTTCCCCCAAGAACACTACCAGTGTACAAAGTTATTTGGCTACAATCCCTCTACATTTAGGAAAAGAAAGAAATCTCTTTGAAGCTCATTGGATGCAAAAGAAATTGTTACATTTTGGCCACCATGAGGATCTGTTTAAATATAAAGATATTCAGTCAAGGAAAGAGCCTTATATTTTAACTTTAGCATAAAGGGACAGTACTAGAACATACTGATTCTTGTTATGACATATGGAACTTATCCTCCCAAACCTTAACTAGCCTTGCTCTAAAGCCTTCATGACATGGCACTTACATCCAAGTTCTGCAGGCAGTACCAGCAAAATGTGTGTTTGCAGTTCTTACACATCATTTGAGCACAGCCTTCATTGCGTTCAATATAGATCCGGCACACTGGGCACTGTTTGATTGGAGCCTCTGGGTCAGTCCTGGTAAGTGTTCTAGAAGGGTAAGGAAATATATTAAAAGATGAAATTTCAGCTTTCACCCagctctgtggtctggcatgctCCATAAGTTTCCAGATGTTAGCTTCTTAATGTACTGGAAGTGTAAAATCTGGTTTTCAGTGGACTGCATTAAAACATACACCAAGAGgagccagagggaggggaggaagcataTTTCAGCAGAGAGACAAATTAAATTCTGTCTCACAAAGTTGTCATAATTATAAAGTAAACGCCCATAACAGTCCTGCATATAACATGAAAAGAAGAACATGGAAAAGAATGTCTGTAGTTTGTAAAGATGACTGTTCTGTGTAACTCAAAGTACTGGTCTTGCTTCTGCAGGCCCGTTTTAACTTGAAGCAAAGTCAAAGATCCAGCTTACAGATTAAAAAATAATATGTAGCTCTCATAAGCAGTTCTTGTTTGATCACACACCCACCTGCCCACTAAGCAGAaggtttagggtttttttctttcagctCTTGCAAAAATATTCACAGTGGTGGAAACTCGACTGCAGCAGAGAGTGTAAAGACTACACTGTGCATGCCGCTGAATACCATTATTTATGTGAGCACAAGTTAGTCAGAGACCTGGTATAAAGTAAACCCAAGAGTACTTACAGAATTCAGAGACATACAGCCATTTCCAAAATTCTGTAGCCTCACTAGAAAGCTGCATTAGAGCCATACCTGGTGCAATCATTTATATCtgtgcaaagtgagtgtaaaTGGCTGCCAAATCAGTATTCCGCACACCAGTGGGAAAATTTAATACCTACTTTGCACAAGAGTTAGGCCTGGGCTATGTATAGTTTTTAAATCAGTTCACCTATTTTGATTGGGGAAAATACCAAAATAGTTACATTACTGTAACACCTAGTATAGACACCGTTATGCTGTTATAAAGATGCCTTGTGATAGGATAGCTTATTCCCTTTGTGGTGGGGTGTTCATGCCAACACTTGCCCTGAAGTGCTTGATGTAGGTTAAGAAGGGGGCCAATTAACCAGATGGGCCATGGCAGAGGGGAATCAGATGGCTTAAGTCTGAACTGATTGAATAATAAGGGAGACCAGCTGAGGAGGAATGAGCTGGTGTGGGTTTTATAGATGGTATATGAGAAAGGGAACTAGGTTACACCCAGGGAAGTGTGTTTGGAGAATCCAAGTAGCCTGTGGTTACTACTGAGGAGGAGGGAGTTTTGGGATTGGCAAGACCAGAGAAGGGGGGCAGCCAGAAGGCTAAGAAAGGCTCTGGGAAGAAGCAGTAAGGTCTGAAATGGAAGAAACCTTAGCTACTGATTAGAAGGTCCCTGAGGTGGAACCTGGAGTAAAGGCGGAGTCCAGGTTCCCCTACCAGCCATGGGGGAAGTGGCACTGGCTAGGCAGTGAATGTGCCAATTTTTAAGAACATCCTTTGATACCCAGAAGGAGAGGATGGGTGTGACTTGCCTGAAGGACTAAGCCATGAACACAGAGCATCTTGCTCAGAGAGCTAGGAAGGGAGGGTAAATGTGCAGTGAGAAGGAGGCATTGAACCTAGAATCAGATAATCCTTTGCATAATCAGGATTCACTAGTGGTGATTGATGCTGTGACACCCTTCCCTAACGAAAAAGTGATACTAGTATGAATCACCTTTATATTGCTAGACTGCAACTTCATGCACGCTAGGGAGGCTGCATCACCTTAACTAGAGTGATACAGATAAAGCAGTATAACTTGTGCGTGTGGACGAAGCTTGAAAGGCATGCACAAAGGTGCAAAGCACTGGATAATCCACACTGGGCCAATGGAGTTCCCAAAGCCATAGCTAGAGCTCCTTAGTGCAAAGGCACGTGAACTATATTTCAAAACACAACTGCTGTAATGCATAGAAGTAAGTCTAAAACATGGAGAAGGCAGCCACATACAGAAGAAGTGGCACTGGAGACCCATTTTGTACCAGTAGGAAAGCTGACAGAAGGCACAGCCTAGCTTAGTTCTGCTCTTACCCCTGCTCAGTTGGTATTACAATTGGTTGGTTCTCCTGGCACAAGCGCTCTGGGTGCCATGCTTCTTTGCAGGCTGAGCAAAATTTCAGGTTACAAGCTGGGCATTCTACAGGCACTGGTTGTCCCGAGTCACTCAGTTTGATGTGGCACATGGTCTGGCAGTcagcagcagggcacca
The DNA window shown above is from Pelodiscus sinensis isolate JC-2024 chromosome 2, ASM4963464v1, whole genome shotgun sequence and carries:
- the RNF144B gene encoding E3 ubiquitin-protein ligase RNF144B isoform X1 codes for the protein MDSVDKMYQPTMTADVSEAGEMALEPLITCKLCLCEHSLEKMTTLQECSCIFCTSCLKQYMQVAIREGCGSPITCPDIVCLNHGILQEAEIACLVPVDQFQLYQRLKFEREVHLDPCRTWCPAADCQTMCHIKLSDSGQPVPVECPACNLKFCSACKEAWHPERLCQENQPIVIPTEQGTLTRTDPEAPIKQCPVCRIYIERNEGCAQMMCKNCKHTFCWYCLQNLDNDIFLRHYDKGPCRNKLGHSRASVMWNRTQVVGILVGLGILALVTSPLLLVASPCIICCVCKSCRGKKKKHDPPTT
- the RNF144B gene encoding E3 ubiquitin-protein ligase RNF144B isoform X2 — encoded protein: MQVAIREGCGSPITCPDIVCLNHGILQEAEIACLVPVDQFQLYQRLKFEREVHLDPCRTWCPAADCQTMCHIKLSDSGQPVPVECPACNLKFCSACKEAWHPERLCQENQPIVIPTEQGTLTRTDPEAPIKQCPVCRIYIERNEGCAQMMCKNCKHTFCWYCLQNLDNDIFLRHYDKGPCRNKLGHSRASVMWNRTQVVGILVGLGILALVTSPLLLVASPCIICCVCKSCRGKKKKHDPPTT